TGTTCAAGTAGCGTTCTCGGTTTCACTTTTTACTTCTCTTTCGTTGTTTCATCCTCATGACACTTGAATTCCGCAGATGAACCGAGAGTTGTTAAGTTTTAAGTTTTATATTCTGAATCCCATGTTTTGACTGGAATGTTATTTTTTCATATAATATGTCTGTATATGACTCATGTCCACTTGAAACACGAAGAGTCTGTGTGAATGCGTGGGAGCCAAATTCGTTAAGTTTTGTTATACCAAGGGACGGATTGGTACggttttgtattttgattttCTGAAATACAAGGTATAGGATCTAAATTTAAATTGTGATCTGTTCGATGATGAGTTTGCCACCAGTCGAAAATTCGATGTTTAATGTTCTCAATTGGTTTGCAGGCCAGTGGTTCTTGTATGCATACTGTTGAAGTTCTATAAGTTTTTCAGCCATAAGAACTGGCAATATGTTATTATGTAGTCGGATATGCTTTATCACTGGTGTTTTGAATTAACCCAACTAGATTGAATCTTTTGAATTCGTCTCACACTGATTATCTGTCAGCTGCTGATATTTTCCTATGGAGGGACAAGAAAATTTCTGGCGGGTTGCTTGGTGTTGCCACCGCAATTTGGGTGCTTTTTGAACTGCTTGAATATCATTTGCTCTCGCTAGTGTGCCATATCCTGATTTTTGCCCTGGCAGTCCTTTTCCTGTGGTCAAATGCATCCACGTTCATCAACAAGTGTGTTTCTCAAGTGGCCCATAAGATTTCCGTTTTTTGCATAATTTTTacaatcttcttatttttcagtTTTACTTGTGCATCCCAGGTCTCCACCTAAGATCCCAGAAGTCATTATTCCGGAGGATATCATCTTGAGTGTGGCTTCTGCTTTTAGGGTCGAATTCAACAGAGCTTTTGCTATCATTAGAGATATTGCGCGTGGGAGAGATCTGAAGAAATTCCTCGCTGTATGTGCTAGCATTGTTTGCTCTTAATAGATTATGAGAATGCGGTTTCTAGTTTAATTTCATTTTGCTTTTATATTAACATATATTTGTAGACCATAGATTTCTCGATGGCAGGGTAAGTCTTCTTGAAATTAATTAGATAATGCATAATTTGATCACGTGAATAGTTTGCCTCAAGGAACTTTATTGCTATTGTACATGGCTTGTTCATCAATCATCAAATCATTCTGTTTCTGATTTTTAGGTGATTGCTGGCCTATGGGTGTTATCTGTTCTGGGAAGTTGGTGTAGCTTCCTCACTTTATTTTACATGGGTACTAAGCATTTTAATTCTGGGATTAAAAGCAATATTCTTTGCATTTCTTGATTGAGTTTTTAACTATTTCCCATTTTCCCCTTCAAATGTAGGTTTCATTTTGGCGCACACAGTACCTGTAatctatgaaaaatatgatgatcGGATTGATGCTTTTGCCGAGAGAGTTGAAGCAGAGTTCAAGAAACAATATGCTGTGTTCGATGCGAAGGTACTGAGTAAAATTCCTAAAGGTATCAAAGACAAGCTTCCATAGATCTTGCAAAATGGTGCGTACTGAGTGTTTTTCTGCAAGACTCGGTGTCTGATAGAAGAAACCTAACTCTTACTGGTTTGTTTTTTGACCAAGTCTATGGTTTCATATAATTTATAATGGATTCAGTAGTTTTGTGAGTCGGTTCAGTTTTTCCACTCAATGTTTGATTCAGATTGCTGTGTTGTATGGTTACTTGGTTACTTGTTGGTATCATAACTGagaggttttttttttaaaaaaaatattgttattatcTATTTTTTTATGAGTTGTATTTATCTTATTGGAATAAACTTCAAGTAAATGATAAACTTTAAACTTCAAGTTTATTGGAATAAACTTCAAGTAAATGGTTACTTGGTTACTTGTTGGTATCATAACTGAGAGGATTCAGTAGGTGTCTCAAATTTATCTTATTGGAATAAACTTCAAGTAAATGATACG
This is a stretch of genomic DNA from Primulina eburnea isolate SZY01 chromosome 11, ASM2296580v1, whole genome shotgun sequence. It encodes these proteins:
- the LOC140804648 gene encoding reticulon-like protein B5 encodes the protein MADEREKHAPTSESLIDKITEKFHSHESSSSSSSDSDNDRDEKPVAKVYRLFGREKPVHEVLGGGKPADIFLWRDKKISGGLLGVATAIWVLFELLEYHLLSLVCHILIFALAVLFLWSNASTFINKSPPKIPEVIIPEDIILSVASAFRVEFNRAFAIIRDIARGRDLKKFLAVIAGLWVLSVLGSWCSFLTLFYMGFILAHTVPVIYEKYDDRIDAFAERVEAEFKKQYAVFDAKVLSKIPKGIKDKLP